The Musa acuminata AAA Group cultivar baxijiao chromosome BXJ1-8, Cavendish_Baxijiao_AAA, whole genome shotgun sequence genomic sequence AAACCctatcattttatttagtaaattaatATGTTATACTCTTAAGATTATCTACTTTTTCACTAAACTATTATTGATAGTAGTAAAAAATGATATCCTACTTTTAGCCATAAATTTCATGTAGAATATGAATGACATTAGAAATAAGATGTTACACTAATGTGAGGTTATTCCTTTCTCACATTGGGTAACACAAGCATTGTGTCGAACATACTAGGATGATACAAACCctgtatcaaataatataatcttGAATGGTCCACGTACTAATATATCGTCAAACCAATAAATACCACGCGTATAATATTATACCAAATTATATTGAATAATATTATAAACCTTGTGATAAATGCAAGAGACAAAATGTCACAATGTCATACCGAATACAAAGGAGACAAAATGTAAGAGGAGGAACCCAAGAAAGAAACGGATGAAACAAAACGGTAGATCGATGCAGAAGGCCAATGGTTGACTAATCCTAAACGGGAGATCTTATCTTGCTTTCCCATTCAGGATTTTTGGAGTACAAGAATAGAACAAAATTAACTTTAAGTACAAAAATAGAACAAAATTAATATACTTGGAAATTTTCAAGTAACCTATCAGATAAAGACCTTTACCATTGACATGATCCTGTTCTATTGCTAAAACATTTTGTTGCATAATCTTCTTTTTATCCAAAAAAATATGGTAAGAATCAAAATAATAAAGGTCTTCtacacctttggtaaagattcaaGTCTTATCGATGCAATTTATTTCCATCTATTTTTAGAATGACGATGCTAAGAAATCCTTTTTGAATCATTGGAATCAGAGCTCTTATCCTATCTTGCAACTATAAATTTACCCTCACACCATAAATTCACTCAATTCATGAAATATCTTTGGTACACTTCAACCAATATAAACCCAGCGGAGAACTATACAACTTTTAAGTTGAACAAAACAGATCCTACCTATTAAGACAAGACTCCTTATAGTGTAACAGAATTTATAGAACTCAGATTAAGAAACCATTTCTGTACACCCTGCACTCGTCATTGTCATTGCAAATCTAAAGACAACAAATAATGTTCGCAACTCCAAAATGGAGAGTATAGATGACTCCAGCATGCAGCTAAGATGAAATCAAATTCACAGTCCATCACTAGAGAAGCATTCTTGGAGTCACAAAGACATTTTTTTAGTGCAGCATCGCAGAAAACCATTATCAGCATGAAATTGCATAGAACAACTACCACACTACTTACCaaatggatcagcaatccttgAGATATCACTCCTAGCAATCTACTGAATTGGGAGGATGAACTCTCGGCTCTCCATGGCTAGGGCAGAGAGCACGAACCGATGTGCTGACGAAAGAGTGTCCTCTGACAGCCACCTGAGATGATCTTCTAATTTTCAGCATGGACACAGTTCACTGGCGTATTAGCACACATATTTTGACACACAGGTAATATTGATGTTGAGCTGCAATTGATTCACTGCAAAAGAGGCAATAGAAGAGAAGTCTGTAGTTAGTCTCGTATCCAATTCAACCTGGAAAGAATAAAATAGACAAGCAAGTTAAAAATACCTGGCAATCAGCTTCCAAATCTTATCTTCATGGTTGTATTGTTTTTTGGCTGATTGTACTAAAGAAACACTGTATAATGTCAACaacttccttttccttttttcaaGTTCATCTCTTTATTAATGGTTCATTTTTTCTTCCATATATTGCTCCAATTCCAGACTGACTAAGATCAAATACTGATCCACCAAAAGGTATAAACGTACAAAGCCTCCAAACCCAATACAGATAAAGAATAAAATCACACCTGGTTTTGAAATTCTTATTAAGGAACAAATTGAATGAACAACTAACACTATATTAAAGCAAATTCACTTCTCTTCATTGCTTCTATGTTCTGCGAGTGCTTCCTTCCAACAACCTGAACATAGATATTCGAGACAAAATGTCTCAACATACATGCAATCCTTGATGCATTTCCCACACTGGATACACCTGGCAATGCAAAAGTCACAAGCCCTGCAGTGCTTAGGACCCTTTTCTTGACAACCCTCTGAAGGACAGTCATAAACGAGTTTGTATTTCTGGCACACTGGGCACATTTCAACATCAATGACACAGTCGTCATCGCAAACAAGAGATGAGTCACTTGTGTGGTAGAACCTTGGCTTCTGAGCTTGGGCCTGTTGATGTTGGTCTATGCCTAGCAACAACTTCAACGCTCCAAATTGTTCTCCTGATATGCTGAAAAGCCTCCCAAGCTTGAGGTGCTCTATTCCTGGTGTACCTTGTGATCGGAAAGCCTTTAGGTTATTTATGATCCCATCAAGACTTAGTCTCACACATCCAGCAACACTTAGCTGCATAaccaaaaaaattaatcattaatATAAACATGTCACAATTAAATAAACTATGCATGGTCAGAAAAAAGTTGGCATGGTGAAAAAGCTCCTGTTAATATGGAGTCTAAGAAGGATCAACATATGCAGCCTTAATCCTTGCAAGCAAGAAGATATTTACACAACTTGAACAGTTGTCACTATCATGTCACCAAAGCTCGTGCTCTCATGTAAGGTCATACATAAATGGAATATGATAAATATAACCAGAACATGCAGTAGATAGATGGGGGCAAaaaacttctttttccttttcactagATTATAACATGCAGATTGCAATCCTTAATTAACTTTAGAAAATCAAAATCAAGTATTTGCAGAGGGGGAATATAACCACCAACAAAAACATCCCTGGCCTTAACATACTGAAGTACAAAAAACTCAGACATGACAGTCCATAGAAATATACAGGTTTAACCATAAGATAGTTGCTAAAGGGGAATAAGTTGTATATGTACAAGTTATGGTTCTATGGGTTCTTGAATAGCTTTAATCCAAAGCCTgtgcataaaaatatattaacagtGAGTACTCGGAGGATTCCATTCTAGCCAGTTCGAAACCCTCATTAATACATTGGCTTATGTACTTCTATATATGTGTTAGAAGCATGCCTTAGGATTTCATAGGCTTTAGAATTAAGTGAATAATATTTCTATACACCAAGATATGAGCCTTAAAAGTTCAGACATCATTAATCTAGTTCCAACAGAACGAGATGATGATAGTCGAACTAAGAGGATAGTTGGACCTTTAAATAGTTATATTTTGAGCTGAAATTTTGTATATATTTACTTTTATATATCTTATGGGTTTTTAgaaaattttatgatgatataaGATAGTTTGGCAATGAACTGGAATAAGATTACTTAATACAGATGCAGAACTGTATAGTTGTATGGTTGATAACAACTATGTCGATTGATTATATATTAAGTTGTTAATCAATTTCTGTTAGAATTTAAATGAATTTGCAAGTCGGGTATACTCTATTTTGGGGAGATTTTGCCAAAAAATTTCAACAAATTGCAGTTTATATTTAGAGCTAAGCTTCTTCATTCAGGCATCATATGCATAGCATGACCACATGTTCCAAATTTAACGTGTACTCGCTGATCTTTTTCTCTCACTTCACTTTTGAATCAAATCAAGTAAAATAAGCTTAATTTACTGCAATACAATGCTATTGCAATGCTGTACTTTTATAACATATTTTCAAAAGTTTGTTTTGATAGATATAATTGCCGTGATTTAGGTATAACGATAGCATTAACATACACCATTACATAAGCATAGAAATTTGACGTACTGACATGAACGatcgtcgtgcacccgcaacaacttcgtttaaCGAACCGTTCGTTGCTTTTGCATCTATGTACaaatgcttggcagcatgttttgccttggttttatgtgtttttacTTGTAAGAATGCATGTTCGAACGAattgcagcgctacagtgcgaccgctcaccacgCCGAGcaaaactgccccaaaatggctccgtttttgcGTGCCACGACTTGTTTTATGCAGACCGCAGCTGCACgcaaaatgtcaaccatctcagcaccctagaaccccccgggtggcacgggGCTGGATAGGGCTTCGGTAAAGTGTCgggtgttgaacaatcttcacaagttcgcacgttaacttaacgggaacttgccttcgcgctcggcacccggtgagcaattgtttgtggacttgcacctgttcgttctaccttataaaatccttgttttctccttcctctcttttctctcttgcactcaaggtgctcgctgaattgcttgtaaagcttccctcttcgcgggacgtcaggacttgtctgtcgctcattttcaatctaatcaactttctgttttacagatccttcgggacatgtacgaggttgcaactaggctgaccctttgcggacgcatatgtcgcaaggacgCCTCATGACTTTAACTTCAAATAACCTATATCATAAGTATATTATGTAATATATTTATGAAACATAAATATTATTTAGCTAGTACTACGACCCAACTTGAAGAGATGATTGATCAATACTTACAAAGCCTAAATCAATGCTTGCCATATTATTAAATATACTATACTCATCTAAATTCAGGTTTCACCTACTTATATTGGAGTAAACTTCAAGTATTATAATCTCCCCTACATAAGGAGAGATTATGTCATGCTGTCAAGGCTGTCCTTTCCTAGCCAAGCCCTTATGATATCATTTATTGTGACCCAACCCAATGAGATTACTATCCAAATAACTTGATGTCCTTACCTAGCCAAGCACTTATGATATCATTTATTGTGACCCAACCCAATGAGATTGTCATCCAAATAACTTATTAAGTTTGGACCATTGGCCCATAATATTTAAgcctaaattaataataatgcaCTCATCGGTCCTTATAACTATGTTAAAGTTTTCacccacttccaatgtgggactaaacttCAGGTGTTACATATTATCATccataaacaagaattaaaagaaGAAATAGCCCAAGCATGGTTGATCAAAAATTGCTAAATTTGAACAAACAATAGAAAGCATACATCTAGTAAAAAAATCATGACACTGTGCAGATTAGAAAACATTATGCATGTTCACATTCATTGGGATATCCTATATGCATAACAAAGAACATCTAAACTACAATACAAGATCCCTTGAGAGCCTctccattttttaagtgattctcacATATCATGGACTTTGTTAAGCCCACCTTGCTGATTCTGACTAATGCAATACAGTATAATTCCAAAAATTTCGCGCAGGTGGCCTCTGCTCCTCCAACCAAACCAAGTGAGAGATCAGTTAAAAACACCACCACAATCCTTTTGCTAATATATGGTCAATCATCCACATCATCTTATATACTTTATAGCTTAGATGATAATGTTTAACTTATATTAACAACTAATTGTTCAATTCTTACAACAAACAGATTTGAAGGTGTCAATTAGCTAAAATGGTAAAGACCTTGACAGATTATCGTAAGGTCCTGGATTCGAATCCCGTCTTCATCACTTATCCTATGCACACAAAAAAGAAAACTCCACATCTAAATACCTATCCTCTAAATCTCCCTTCCAACATGTAACTTACCCACTATGACTACAAGCAGTGGCTCTATAATCATAATAAGAAAGGACTACTAGTTATTTGATACCAATTTGAAAAGAAGGGAAATAATTTCTATCTGCTTGGACTCTTCAAGTTCTTCAATTTCACCCCTTGTTAAATTTTAAATTCAATTAATAGGCAATACAAGGAATTCAGAAGCAACTCATATATATTGGACAAAGTATTAGATCatatttattgattgatttcggTAGCTCAATCATTCTGGACTTTCATTCAAATTATTTCATTGATAAGAAGAAAATAACCAATTTATAAGAGTTATACTATTAGGTTTTTAACTAAGCTTCCTAAGAATTGGGTTTGGGAAGTATTACACTTCATTTGTAACATGTACATTTTTCTTTAAGAAAATATTAAACCATATAGAAATTTTGGAAGATAGTGCATCTTCTCAGGAAGATAATTGTTTGAAAATCTTGCACTAAAATGGATATGCCATTTATCTTCCACTTAGAAAATAGAAGTtgatgcataattcaagaagatctATTCTTCAAAGAAAACAAGTCATATACAAAAATTTCAAAAGGTCAAAATGTCAAGCCAGAAAATTTAAGAAATTAGAAACATATACATATTTGTGCATGCAACTGTTGGTCTCATAACAAAATCTAGACAACGAAGAGGCTCATGAAGTTAAAAAATCTCATCAAGAAATCTTCAAATACAGCTAATCTGGCAGTTAAGAGGTCAACAAAGTCTGCTATTTCATGGTTAAACATTTATTTCCCAGTCTTTTTTATTAAGCTCATTACTTTGCACGAATAAAATATGAACAGTGATCTAAACTAACTGGTTAGCATGCATTAAATAAATTGCACCAAGTAGCAAGAATCaccatccaaaatgagaaatttaTACAAGTAAAGACAATACATCTATCGATAACTTCATATTACTTTTTTCCCTtacaatcaagtgattcgatgaGTTCCATCGAGTTGATGTAAGTTGTGACCGGCCAAAAAACACCCTAGACCAGGAAAGCAAGTTTATCTGTTATTGTTATATTTATGCTACATTAAGAGCTACATACAACTCATACATGGAATTAGCTTTCAACTTTGATGCTTTCACCAAACCATAACATTAGAGGTAATCTATGACATGATGGCTTTATGTTCACTTGTGCTGAATATCTAAATAGTAAATGATTAGCAGAAGCACTACTAAATACAGTCATGCTAAAAAAATCTTCTGCAAGTTAAATTATAACATAAAGAAATAATCAAATAATGAGTTCAGAATGATAGAAATGGTAAACACACGATCATTCTTATTAATACTAACCTTCTTCAGCTTTGGATTATTGTCAAGTACACACTTCACGCCATCATCTGTAATCCTTGAACAACCTGACAGGCTCAAGCACTGCAGATTCCCTTGAGCTCTCTGTGTTAACCGCAACAGAACATCATCTGTTATCTTCTCACCCAAAAGAGAATCAATATGTATACATCTCCACAAGAGAGCATCATTCTGAACAGCCAAACGCAAGGACCTGCAGACCCCTTCCACTGAGAGAAGATCATGAATGCCCAAATACCCAAGCGAGTAGAGCAGTCCCTCATGCGGAAGACCCTCATCCACACTAGAGTGGGCTTCCGCTGCACGATCAGAGTTTAAAGATTTTTGCATATCCAAGGCAGATTCCAAGTTTCCATCTTGGGCTTCACGAACAGAAGTCACCATGAAGCTCTCCTCCGCCCAACCATCAAGTTCGTCCATCCAACCATCATGGTAAATCTCAGTTTCCGGCGAGCACAACAAAGCCCACCCATACAAGTCTCCACCACCGACCTTGAGAAAACTGGCTAATGCACCATCGATCCCCATCCCAAATGGGTCATCAGGTAGCAGATCGACTGGATCACAAGCACCATCCACGTCTGTTGACCCGCTATCCCAGCCATAACCATTTCCATTTTCCCAGCCAGACGAAAAAGGGTAACTAAAGGGTTGGCTCCTCTCACATCTCGGTCGGCAGAACTCATCATCGGTAACGAATGCGGTAGAAAAGATAGAACAAGCTGAGAAATTCAGTGCCATCCCCACTCTAACGAGGACCCTAAAGCACCTCAATTTCCTATCGTTCAATCCACCTTCTGAATCAAAAGAATTTTGATCTAACCTAACCTAATGTTCAGGACCCCCAAGAAAACCCTCGATTTTGGATAGCAAACAAAAAACCAGCCCCAAAAATTTCATTGAGCCTCTTGAACCAGATTCCAAATAGAAAGAGATATGAATACAGGATCAAACCTATCGAGCAAACGACAAGAAACAAGACTAATCTGATCTAACTCCCAACAACCCCAACAAATCCTCAAGACTTGACCTTTTCATCAAATCAATTCTTCAACACATCAAATTTTAACACAAAgatattcaaagatgatttttttttggctTTTTCTCGCCGATCAATAGAATAAGAAGAATAAGTCGGCCACAAATTCAAGCAACGAAATCACAGGGAAGACGAATTGgtaaagggagaggaggaaggaggtaGAGAGGTAGAAACCTAGGGTTCCGGATAGAGCGGAGAAGAAGAGCCCAAATCCTCAATTTCTCCCCCTTCTGCGGCCGAGGTGAGCGAACAAAACCTCTTTTTCTCCCCCTTCTACGGCGAAGAGGTGAGCGGACAAAGcgtaggaagaagagaaagaataagggaaactTGCCCCGATTAAAACTTAATGATTTTACCTATATATCCCTTCCTAAAacctaaattttatttttagcccCGAGCGATCATCAAATTCTACATGACTCCCGAAAGACTTGAATATTTTCATAATACCCCCTGTACAAACCAAAACGAACGCTTTAAAGTTCGCGTTGATATGATACAGGTGTGATTAGAAAATACAAGTTTGTAAGGAGCTCATGTGCAATTTTAATCGCAGATAGGAGACCGACACGTGCCAAGCCTGGGAATCCGTGGATGACTCCGCCCTTTATCTTCTCCCGACACGAGCCGGTGGCGACGGGGAGATCTCAGCCGTCGGATTGGCCTGGCAGCTTAATCTGGGGTGGATGGTGAAGCGTGGTAGCCACGGAATGATGTCAGCCGTCGGATCGATTTACTGGGATCAACCGTGGATGCTCTGAAGCCCAACGTCGATTGTTAAGCcgactcctattttttctttagcGCACGCATGTTCTTCTGAGTCCGCGGGGTATGATCAGGAAAGAGGTGACGTATAAGTGGAGTAAATTTATCAAAGAATCCGGCAGAAAAGCGTGATACCCACGGAATGATGTCAACCGTGGCATGGTTAATGCGCCACGTCGATTGTTAAGTTGACTCCATGTTTTTCTTTATTGCACGCATGTTCTTCTCAAGCTCGGGTGTCTCATCAGGGAGGAGCTGATGAAAGTGGAGTGAATTTATCAAAGAACGGGGAAGAAAACCGTGGTAGCCACGGAATGATGTCAGCCGTCGGATCGATTTATCTGGGACCGGATGTGAGCCACCTAGAATGTTAAGTCGACTCCTGGTTTTCTTTTCAGTGCACGCATGCTCTTCTCAAGTTCGAGGGTGTATTTAGGGAGAACGGGAAAAAAAGCGGAGTAGATTTATCGAATGTGGCTTCTCATTCTTGCCGTGCAAGAAAGGCGAAGGTGGAAGTAAGGCATGCTGTGGGCTTCCATTCGATTGTTGTGTGCAAGTTTTCAGCACTTGGTCTACTACCATTCCATGGTTTTCTCCTAATCTCCTCCGTACGTATATCAGTATAACATATAGAGAAAAAGGGGAGCGAGAAATATAAAAATCGAGAAGAATTTGGATTTAGGATTGTGAGTTTTCCAATTTAATTTATCTATTCAAAGATTTAAATGGtataagatattatatatatatatatatatatatacttttttcagaatctctatattttttttctttgttagagatgaaaataaaaaatgataataacacCAAGTATATATCCTGCATTAGTACCTATTATTTCTTTTATGGACTATATGAAGGAAAATTATTAGGATTGATATGGTAAATATTTTGGGACTAATAAGGACTCAAGAGGTGAGGATCACTTAGGCTAAACTTACCAAATTAGCATGAGTTGAATGCGAGGATAGATACTCTtagaaatatttcttattttatgatCTTACCACTCTATAAATAAAAGTCTTCAATGTATTATATAGGACCGAAAAATCTTATTTCCTACTCTCACATAAGATCTACTAATTGTATTGTTAAAATGAGCGTGTCGATAGCTTATGTGATGTTAATTTTATGAGTAAGGGACTTCAGAAGAGACACAACGTCCTTTTGGAAATGGACCTAATTGACTCAACCATGTAAGGTGGATCGATGACAAATTTTGATACTAACAAAGACCCACTAATTTTTCCGCTACTAATTATTTAAATGCTGTGTTGCAGACTCATAATGTAATAGGAGTATTGTGTAAATGTTATGAGTTTATCTATTCAGTTTTATGCCTTGCATTCCACGTAGTATAATTTATGAGAATTATGAAGTTGAACACAATCAAATTCCAGACATCAGAAACATATCTAACATTTGATCTAAGCAAACTTCACATAGGCCTTTCAAGGAGAGGGCcaaaaagagagaagagaagcCCTGACTTCAAGATGAAGTCTTGGCTTCACTATGGACACACCGTTCCTATTTCGTCCCTGCCAAAACACCCGTCTCGGTTGACTCAGTACTCGCAACGAGTTACAAGGCCGCAGTGCTGTAAGACGATCCGTTGCCCGATGCTGCCCTCGTCACAAGCCTGATCCCTCGCACCCAAAGCTGCGCCGCCTCCTCCCCTCCTCCACACACGAAATGCACCTCCCTCTTCCCGGCGGTCACCACCCGGAACAGCCCCGCCTCGCGTCTGTCGCCCTTCCCTTTCCTGTTCCTCTGGAACGCTGAGCTCCCGCCCACCTCTGCCTCCCTGCACACCACGTTCCGGCGGCTCGCCTTGCCCCACTGCAGCACCCCCGCCTCCGCCGCCATCCTCAACACCTTCCCGTGCGGCGACCCTCTCCCGCACTTGGTGTGCTTCTTGACATGGCCACCCCGCAGAACCAGCGCCATGGCTAGCTCGTCCAAT encodes the following:
- the LOC103994736 gene encoding F-box protein SKIP14, producing the protein MALNFSACSIFSTAFVTDDEFCRPRCERSQPFSYPFSSGWENGNGYGWDSGSTDVDGACDPVDLLPDDPFGMGIDGALASFLKVGGGDLYGWALLCSPETEIYHDGWMDELDGWAEESFMVTSVREAQDGNLESALDMQKSLNSDRAAEAHSSVDEGLPHEGLLYSLGYLGIHDLLSVEGVCRSLRLAVQNDALLWRCIHIDSLLGEKITDDVLLRLTQRAQGNLQCLSLSGCSRITDDGVKCVLDNNPKLKKLSVAGCVRLSLDGIINNLKAFRSQGTPGIEHLKLGRLFSISGEQFGALKLLLGIDQHQQAQAQKPRFYHTSDSSLVCDDDCVIDVEMCPVCQKYKLVYDCPSEGCQEKGPKHCRACDFCIARCIQCGKCIKDCMYVETFCLEYLCSGCWKEALAEHRSNEEK